Proteins from one Mercurialis annua linkage group LG7, ddMerAnnu1.2, whole genome shotgun sequence genomic window:
- the LOC126657311 gene encoding uncharacterized protein LOC126657311, with protein MGTGLSTRFWVDPWAANEPLKLLYPGLFTLSRFQQQFVADLFDYEQQVFLFSWKRRLRLGEQTQLSSLASLVEANLPTSRPDQFYWNGKLFSPSAFVRTGQRLMQNHNCNFGRFWKYKIPPCINFFMWLLNRDRISSNAMLVRRGVLTASNSSCLFCSEEETSSHIILHCRFAWNTWNLILKSCNLQWAAPVSVHNYFDMWSYFGSKRYRSLWQTIWFFGIWELWKARNARVFRHEIVDINSLVYSIICKAVIFYKDNNAGFDYSANDVFRNLNLFCNFL; from the coding sequence ATGGGAACAGGTCTTTCAACTCGTTTCTGGGTTGATCCATGGGCTGCTAATGAACCTCTTAAACTGCTCTATCCAGGCTTATTTACTCTAAGTAGATTTCAGCAGCAGTTTGTGGCAGATTTATTTGATTATGAGCAACAGGTCTTCCTCTTCTCTTGGAAGCGCCGGCTTCGTCTGGGTGAGCAGACTCAGCTAAGTTCTTTAGCGTCTTTGGTTGAAGCAAATTTACCTACTTCCAGACCTGACCAATTTTATTGGAATGGTAAGCTTTTCTCTCCTTCTGCTTTTGTTCGAACTGGGCAGCGTCTTATGCAGAATCATAACTGCAACTTTGGTAGATTTTGGAAGTACAAAATTCCCCCTTGCATTAACTTTTTCATGTGGCTTTTAAATCGAGATAGGATTTCATCTAATGCAATGCTGGTTCGTCGTGGAGTTCTTACGGCTTCTAATTCTTCTTGTTTGTTTTGTTCGGAAGAGGAGACGAGCAGTCACATTATTCTTCACTGTAGATTTGCTTGGAATACTTGGAATTTAATCCTGAAATCATGTAATCTCCAATGGGCAGCTCCGGTTTCAGTCCataattattttgatatgtGGAGTTACTTTGGTAGCAAGCGTTATCGATCTCTCTGGCAGACTATATGGTTCTTTGGTATCTGGGAGTTGTGGAAAGCGAGAAATGCTAGAGTTTTCAGGCATGAAATAGTGGACATCAACTCTTTGGTGTATTCTATTATTTGCAAAGCGGTAATCTTCTACAAGGATAACAACGCAGGTTTTGATTATTCGGCTAATgatgtttttagaaatttgaatttattttgtaacttctTGTAG
- the LOC126654713 gene encoding protein NUCLEAR FUSION DEFECTIVE 6, mitochondrial, whose protein sequence is MAANGARRTLQIHLSLKTLLSNSAPTKAAAFIKPSSSSRFSPHKLRLPLELGAAQSLLPMHSVTASALLTSLLSLHNHSWGCLSEGFATPL, encoded by the exons ATGGCGGCTAATGGAGCAAGAAGAACCCTTCAAATCCATTTATCTCTCAAAACCCTTTTGTCCAACTCAGCTCCAACAAAAGCTGCTGCCTTCATTAAACCTTCCTCTTCTTCCCGATTCTCTCCCCACAAACTTAG GCTTCCCCTCGAGCTGGGTGCTGCACAATCCTTGCTGCCAATGCATAGCGTTACAGCCTCCGCCTTGTTAACCTCGTTGCTATCGCTGCATAACCACTCCTGGGGTTGTCTATCTGAAG GATTTGCAACACCTCTATAA
- the LOC126656241 gene encoding putative F-box/FBD/LRR-repeat protein At5g22670, whose amino-acid sequence MIHCASLMDFKVSMSTPNQHNRDIISSLPDDVVCHILSYLDTKQAIGTTILSKRWRHAWTRLVDFNFDDKNYCINRRNFFTTFVDKVLLLHRGAGAIKKLIFDTRCFPHEHINPWICAAVMQNIEDLDLCTTDRTQQYLSIPQILFSCKTIKSLQLYFRVDFRVTGDSLVWLPSLRVLHLNFVYSFDSLTMHKILANAPVLEELSIDTRLPPNYGSNTLRIQSSSLKRFFIKSFDTTRGFRMVIKAPKLEYLMLTDFHSEEFEIERLSSLAYAFIRVRYLTNNINHVSYGNQVVNLLTKINNVKVLRLQASTLEVLAKAPDNNFPNFLNLVQLKLKARQNDWRMLPKMLNSSPKLELLTLIRKAPVFLESGNDIVPREAIFKEESVPKCLLSSLETLEFKDFEGNAAEMQVLEYLLKNASLLKVFRISLSATIGFDKENHTLSMLSVFSETANACRMLITWRVKKTPKSRAFLMGC is encoded by the exons ATGATTCATTGTGCAAGTCTGATGGACTTTAAAGTTTCAATGTCGACACCAAATCAGCATAATAGAGACATAATAAGTAGTTTGCCAGATGATGTAGTTTGTCACATATTGTCATATTTGGACACTAAACAAGCTATCGGAACAACTATTCTGTCCAAAAGATGGCGTCACGCTTGGACTCGTCTTGTCGATTTCAATTTCGATGACAAGAATTATTGTATTAATAGGCGAAATTTCTTCACAACATTCGTAGACAAGGTCTTGCTTCTTCATCGTGGTGCAGgtgcaattaaaaaattaatattcgaCACTCGGTGCTTCCCTCACGAACAcataaatccatggatttgcGCCGCAGTTATGCAAAATATTGAGGACCTCGATCTATGCACAACCGACAGAACTCAACAATACTTAAGCATACCCCAAATTCTTTTTAGTTGCAAGACCATAAAGTCTCTGCAGCTTTACTTTCGTGTTGATTTCCGGGTAACTGGCGACTCTCTTGTATGGCTTCCAAGTCTCAGAGTTCTTCatcttaattttgtttatagttTTGATAGTCTTACCATGCACAAAATCTTAGCCAATGCTCCAGTTCTTGAAGAATTATCAATTGATACACGCCTTCCTCCTAATTATGGCTCCAACACTTTGCGTATTCAGTCATCATCTCTAAAGCGTTTCTTCATTAAGAGTTTTGACACGACCAGAGGCTTTCGTATGGTAATTAAAGCTCCGAAACTGGAGTATCTTATGCTAACCGATTTCCACTCCGAAGAATTTGAAATAGAGAGGTTATCATCACTGGCTTATGCATTTATTCGTGTTCGATATCTAACAAATAACATAAATCATGTTTCCTATGGGAATCAAGTGGTTAATCTACTAACAAAAATTAACAATGTCAAGGTGTTGCGCTTACAAGCATCAACACTAGAG GTTCTTGCTAAGGCACCAGATAATAATTTTCCAAACTTTCTTAATTTAGTGCAATTAAAGCTGAAGGCTAGGCAAAATGATTGGCGAATGCTACCTAAGATGTTAAATTCCTCTCCGAAATTGGAACTACTTACTCTCATTAGAAAG GCTCCTGTATTTCTAGAATCAGGCAATGATATAGTGCCTCGTGAGGCGATTTTTAAAGAAGAATCGGTACCCAAGTGCTTGTTGTCCTCCCTCGAGACACTGGAATTCAAAGATTTTGAAGGGAATGCAGCAGAGATGCAAGTCTTAGAATATCTTTTGAAGAATGCAAGTCTCCTAAAAGTGTTTAGAATCTCATTGTCTGCTACAATTGGTTTTGACAAAGAGAATCACACTCTCAGTATGCTCAGTGTGTTTTCAGAGACCGCTAACGCATGCCGAATGTTAATCACTTGGAGAGTTAAGAAAACTCCCAAGAGTCGTGCTTTTTTAATGGGATGTTAG
- the LOC126657312 gene encoding uncharacterized protein LOC126657312, giving the protein MDEKVRNVIGGNAPGNNQLTSKIQKELVSSCASQVTLAILTELGDRKFSLLVDEARDCSVKEQMAVMIRFVNKKGEIIERFLAIEHVSDTSSRSLKAAVDMLFARHNLSISRLRGQAYDGASNMRGEFNGLKALIQRENPFAFYVHCFAHQLQLVIVAISKHIPVVAEFFTNISMIVTIAGASCKRKDELNKHRDADIFEKLETGELTTGKGLNQQTNLARPSDTRWGTHHVTLARLLSMWSSALYVLEKVYEDGIEPESRGKASALIKLMEDFRFVFILYLMLKLLGITNALSLALQQKDQNIVNAMNLIEVLKVKLQNLRDSGWDALIHEVTMFCNKHGIVVPDMEDQFLIPGRVVQGTWFSESSTALLRYISCLDPRDFFSRFDQHSLIRLAELYSDDFSAIDLQFLREDLDTYICEVRTSSDFTSCEYLSVLAIKMVQTGRHLVFPLVYRLIELALILPVATTSVERAFSAMKHIKSIYGTAWQMSG; this is encoded by the exons ATGGATGAAAAAGTCAGAAATGTCATCGGTGGTAATGCTCCTGGGAATAACCAACTGACATCCAAGATTCAAAAAGAATTAGTTAGTTCTTGTGCCTCACAAGTAACATTAGCCATTCTTACTGAACTTGGAGATAGGAAATTCTCTTTACTAGTGGACGAGGCTCGGGATTGTTCTGTAAAAGAACAAATGGCAGTGATGATAAGGTTTGTGAATAAGAAAGGTGAAATAATCGAGAGGTTTCTCGCCATTGAGCATGTTAGTGACACTTCATCGCGCTCTTTAAAAGCGGCTGTGGATATGTTGTTTGCTCGGCATAATTTATCTATTTCTAGATTGCGAGGTCAAGCATATGATGGAGCATCCAACATGAGGGGAGAGTTTAATGGGCTGAAGGCACTTATTCAACGAGAAAATCCTTTTGCTTTCTATGTCCATTGTTTCGCCCATCAACTGCAGTTGGTGATTGTTGCTATTTCAAAACATATTCCGGTTGTTGCAGAATTTTTTACTAACATCAGTATGATTGTTACTATTGCTGGTGCTTCTTGCAAAAGAAAAGATGAATTAAACAAACATAGGGATGCTGACATTTTTGAGAAATTAGAGACTGGTGAGCTTACTACAGGAAAAGGGCTTAATCAACAGACTAATCTTGCAAGACCTAGTGATACTCGTTGGGGTACACATCATGTCACTTTAGCCCGTTTGTTGTCTATGTGGAGTTCAGCCTTATATGTGCTTGAAAAGGTTTATGAAGATGGAATTGAACCAGAGTCGAGGGGCAAAGCAAGTGCCTTGATTAAACTGATGGAAGACTTTCGCTTTGTATTTATTCTGTATCTAATGCTTAAATTATTGGGTATAACGAATGCATTGTCGCTTGCCTTGCAACAGAAAGATCAGAATATTGTTAATGCGATGAACTTGATAGAAGTTTTGAAAGTAAAGCTACAAAACTTGAGAGACAGTGGATGGGATGCTTTGATACATGAAGTCACCATGTTTTGTAACAAGCATGGCATTGTAGTGCCAGATATGGAAGATCAGTTTCTTATTCCAGGACGGGTCGTGCAAGGAACTTG GTTTTCCGAATCTAGTACTGCATTATTAAGGTACATCTCATGTCTTGATCCAAGAGATTTTTTTTCTAGATTTGATCAACACAGTTTGATTCGCCTTGCTGAACTTTATTCTGATGATTTCTCTGCTATTGACTTGCAATTTTTGAGAGAGGATCTAGATACATACATTTGCGAAGTAAGAACAAGTTCTGATTTTACTAGTTGTGAATATCTTTCTGTCCTGGCAATTAAGATGGTTCAAACGGGTAGACATTTAGTGTTTCCATTGGTTTATCGTTTGATTGAGTTGGCTTTGATCTTACCGGTAGCTACCACATCTGTTGAGAGAGCTTTTTCTGCAATGAAGCACATCAAGTCGATTTACGGAACAGCATGGCAGATGAGTGGTTGA